A window of Poecilia reticulata strain Guanapo linkage group LG7, Guppy_female_1.0+MT, whole genome shotgun sequence genomic DNA:
AATCATAGTTTCAGTAACCTCTCCCATAGCATTTGCTACACGAATTAACAAAAGACTGTAAAGTGATAACTAAACCACAGAGAATTAATGATGAGCCACctgacacaaacaaaacatgacaatatATTCTCatcctctgcaaaaaaaaaaattccaaatgcTGTACTTGCAACAAAAAACTAGCAACGCACATTTTATACCTGCTGGATGAGATCCTATCTGTCTTGAGATGCTACATGCGAAGTTAAAGTGTTGTCAATCTGGAAGTTTTATGCCTCACTTTCAAATATAATTAGATTTTGCTCAGACTTTCTCTCCTTTGACCATCCCCAATATAAGACTTCTCTAAATTCTTAAAATGTGACACCCATCGTGGATTCTTGAAAAAAACCTCTGTGAAGATTTTAAGGAAAGTACATATGTACGCATGTTAAGATGGGTAAAGTCttcctaaaaataatataaatgataCATTTGCAGTACGAGGggtaatttttttgtataaaactgACACTGTTACTGTTATTAAATGTGAGATGATGGTTACTAGAGACTTTTATATTTCAGACCTAGCTTATATCAGATTTGCTCATGCTGTACAAAATGCTAATagtctttctcttttttctaaGCTCACTGAGATGGGAAGAGAGACCTTACCCTCCTGGCTGTACTGGGACAAAGAGAGATGCACTCTAAGAGGATTGGCTCTGGAGCAAGATAAAGGTGTATATCATATCTTGGTGTCAGGGGAGCTGATAACTGAAGGGACAAGTAACCAAGTGTATCCCAGTACAGTCTTCACAGTTGAAGTGTACCCAGAAGAACGGGCTGACACTGAGCCGGCTCTACTCACTCTGCAGTCTGATATCAGTGGCCTGCAGCCTTTCACCTGTGGCTCAGAGGAGCCTGTCACGGTCCTTACTGTCATCTTGGATGCTGATTTGACAAAGATGGTTGCTGAACAGAGGGTCAGCTTATTAGGACTGATGAGGAAATTCTCTCATGTGCCTCTGGAGCACATGAGAGTGGTGCCTGTTGTAAACAATCGCTTATTTGACATGTCTGCTTTCATGGCTGGACCAGGAAATGCaaagaaagttgtggagaatgGAGCCCTGCTGTCATGGAAAGTTGGATGTGCGCTTGATCAGCCCAGCATTCCTGACATCAGTAGTGTGCAGTCCTCTGCAAAAGATGGGACAATGTCAGCCAGGTTGGGTTACCCAGTGGTTGGCTGGCATATTGTCAACAAAAAACCCCATGTAGTGAAACGCATCAGGCGTCAGTTGTACAACACTCCTACTCCAGTGCCATCCCTACTTCCCCCCACTGTTAACCAAGAGCCTCTTTCTCGTGTTGTTCCTACCCCAACTTCACCCGCTATTGCCTCAGCAACAGACAACTCTACTCCCCCTGTCAGAGGCCCTTTACCTTTACCGGTGAAGCCCACATTGAGGGTCAAAGATCAAATAGCTCATACACCTGTCTTTGGACCTCCTCAACCTACCAGAGTGTTGGGAACTACGAGTACCATTCCAATCATGCCTACCATGACTCGACCGACAATTTTAGGGCCCACTGCTTCGCCAACGCCACCAGGTGCCagcaaaaaaccaaaaacttcaaAGAAGCCCAAGAAACCCAAAATGTCCACTCCTGCTCCCCGTGAACCAAAATCCACCACTCCTAAAACAACCATACGCACAACTACTCTTTCTCTGACCACAGACTTGAATCAAAACCCAGAAATCCGCAACCCGATTGATCAAGTTACAGCATGGGTTGGCACGTACTTTGAGGTCAAAATTGCTTCAGATGCGTTTTATGATCGAGAAGATGGTACCACTGACAAGTTGCGTTTGACTCTGAAGAAGACCCCAAAAGAAGCCGTGAGTGAAACCTCCTGGATCCAGTTCAACAGCAGCATCCAGCTATTGTACGGCCTTCCTGATGAGAAACATGAAGGGAATCATGAATACTTCATGCTGGCCACCGATAAGGGTGGGAAGAGCATCATGGATGCGTTTGAGGTCCAAGTCAACCGCTGGACTAGCAATGACAAACCTTCAGTGGTGTTTGCTGCTCGTTTTCACGGTGACCCCAAAACTTTAAGTGAAAATGTTCACAATAAGATTCTTTTGACTAAAAAACTGGCCTATGCCCTGGGGGACCGAAATACCAGCACAGTGACCCTCAGGAGCATCACTAAAGGATCCATTGTGGTTGAATGGACCAACAATAGTATTCAGCAGAATTTTTGTCCAAAAGAACAGATAACTGCTCTCACCAAAAGAATCTCAGATTCCCAAGGAACACCTTCGCCAGCCTTCATCAAGGCCATGGAGCCTGAATTTAAACCCATAAACATCTCAGTCCGTGGTACCAACAAATGTCAGAGCTACACATTCATTCCACCAGGAGAGGTGCCAGTGCCTCCCCTTCCTACAGTCACACCGTCTCCTGGAACAAGTCAAAGAAGTAGTGATGATGTTTACCTCCACACAGTGATCCCTGCTGTTGTGGTGGCAGCCTTGTTGCTTATAGCGGGGATCATTGCAATGGTCTGCTACCGCAAGAAGCGCAAAGGGAAAATGACAATAGAAGAACAGGCCACCTTCATAAAGAAGGGTGTTCCCATAATATTTGCTGATGAACTGGATGATTCCAAGTCTCCACCATCCTCCAGCATTCCTCTAatcctgcaggaggaaaaaccgcctcttcctcctcctgagtACCCCAACATGGCCGGCCCCCACAGTACCCTGCTCAACCAGGATCTGCTGGAGGAGTATTCAGTCTACCAGGATGACGATCCCAATGCTCCACCTTATCAGCCCCCACCTCCTTTCACCGTTCCGATTGAGGGAAAAGGCTCACGCCCCAAGAACATGACATCCTACAGGTCACCACCTCCCTACGTACCTCCCTAACGCACACATCTGAGctttcagtttgaaaagctgGTCCGATTTAGGGATGCTTCTCAGAAACTACAACAGGAGTACATTTACTTGTGTTCAATGAACTGGCTTTGACTTTATAGAAGAGCAAGCAACAGCATATATCTGACtatcatgaataaaacattctgCTACTGTCCCTGGACAAACGGATAGAGGACAGTTggtatttctttttccttcctgtaATTCAGATCTGCTTTTGACTTCTtgcatcttatttttttgtctgttttttgccAAGAAGAGCCAGTTTTATCTTCAATGATCTTCTATTTCTATTgtatagaaaataataaagcagcagGAAAGACTGAGGTCTTTTGGGCCTTTTGTGGCGATGTCACCATGACAGCAGACTCGAGGCTCTCCCTCCCGATGTTAATCTTTATGAGTTCTAAATCATTCTTATCTGCCCTTCAGCTAGGTTTAGTAAGATTTTGCACTTGTTATTTCTTGAGggaatgaaaagcaaaatggCAAATTGAAcgcatgttgcattttattcacaCATAAATTGATTTGTTTATCAGATATTGATCTTCCCCGTTCTTTTACTTGGCTCCCTCTGGATAATAACATGCAGTCCTTGCACTTATGCAAATTCTTGTTAAACCTTGCACTATGTGTCTTTAGTATAATTTAAATGGTTGAGTGACTGATAAGAAGGTACAAGAATTTTAGATCCTTGAACTTGCCATATGACTGAGATTCCTCTGGTACTTGACCACAAAGGACGCAACTGTAATCATGCCTGTTGTAGATGTAGcttaaacatgatttatttttcctctctttaatGTGTGCCACAAAAGCTGCCTGTGAGATAACTGGGCTTGCTGTTGCCAAGGTGATGTCTGGACACAGTGCAATTCTTATGGAGTTGCTACAACAATAACAAAGGAGCCTGTGGAATGCTGTGATTCACAGCAGGCAGAATATGTGTCAATAAGGTGGATCCATTgtcttttattcagtttttttttttttttttttatctgtgagGGGCGGGTGGGTGTAGAGTACTGTAATACCACTGCTCTGACACAAGGGTTTGCGCTACTAGTGTGGTGCCTGTTGTCAGTTCAGGTGAGGCATGGGGTAGGAGGGGATGTACATATTTGTGTGCCTGTGAAATAAAACGACTCcataatgttgatgttttatcaGTAAGCCCGGTTGGGAACTGGCGGGCCGCCGCCCCCCTCACCCTCTCGAGtgggacatttttattttttaattgtatgtCTAGATTTATgatcagtcattttaaaaaatatatataactttaTAGTTTGTGAGGGTAGAAAAGATTGTTTACGTGCCcatcacattaaaacaaaaataaaaataaagcattatCTCAATGTGATGGGGGACAAAGGAACCACGACAATATGTGAATTATGTACAGTTCATATCACCATTAGAACAAtggttaaaaaaatctaatgtttttacTGAGTTTTTGATACAGTcttaaacttgttttatgaaaatatattaataaaatgtaatactaTTTGTAAAACCTCCTATGTTGTATGGTCTCCTTTATTTAAGAAACTTGTATGaagtagaaacattttattttttttattgatctgtcaAATACAGCTACAGTTCAGTACATTAGGATGTTAAacttatttcaataatttaaaagtaatattCAATCCCCACATAATTCAAGTATTTATTCCTgttcattttgatattttacttCTAATGTAAATCCAACAGCCAGAGCTCTGCGATGAAGCATATTATTGAATCAGGTATTTGTGCTTTTTGGTGAGTGGGGAAATCCTATGTCCtgttggaaaatgaaaaagcatGCTCATGAagcctaaaaacagaaaaactaaaggGTATCCTCAAATTTTCTGGTGGACTAAAGAAGTGTTTTCCTGGTCCTTACAAAACTTGCATTCTGTCCACCTACGCTCTGCCTCCCAGATCGGAAACCTTGATttccaaaaaaatgtgttttgacaAGAGGACTTTGAACGACTGAACCTAATGCCTTTTCTCCTCAGCCCAGGTAGGATACTTCTGTTATCTTTGgttaacaagtagcttttcaCAAAACGAGTCTCATAGATGTGTCTTTTGTGTTAGCTCTTTAATCTCTAACTCCATCCACAGTCCAGGCCTTGTCAACCTCCTCTTAAACTCCTGAATGGGTTTTGCTCTATAATCCTCTAAAGTCTCAGATTTTCTCAGTTCTGTGTGTTACCACATTTCATTCTTCCACACAGCATTCCATTTGTGAGCTTTTGTGGCTTGCCTTGCATTTATAGGATGTCGGCGTGCTGGACAATATTCAATCTGTAAtggaaaaaagaacattttatttaactttcagAAGGTATTTGTTTGCTAGTAGGCAAAATGTACTAGAACATGTTTGTGGTATTTAAATATATTCCTGCTACATTGAGCTTTAAAGGTTGGCGATTTTTGATATGGCTGAAATTTTAGTGCTGCCTGCTCTCATTGCGGTGAAAAAATCCACAACAGGCAGCTTCTCTATACAGCATTCCTTACTGGGCCATGTTTCTCTCTTTGGCTCTCTCTTCCTGCATCTCTGGAGTAATCTCAATACCAAAGGCATGTTCTTGTTAATGAAGCACGCAGTAATAACTGGGATTCAAAGTGCTTAACATAAAACTTGTATACTAACAAAATGCATTGatgcagaaatctgaaaaatgcaaatatcttgaCCTGGATCTTTCAGGACCACGTGGCTGAATTGTCAATGCGATCCTGGATTAATTTAGGTAGGCCAGCGACTCCTTGAAAAGGTCACCACTTTCCCATGGTTTATCCTTTGTGAATAAGGGCAATTACTGGGGTTTGCTGGAGCCCCAATGGCTTAGAAAAGGTTTTGTTGCAATGAATCGCCTTCTCGTGTcttgttgaatttctttagatcaaaacattgtttctttttaacatcTAACCTATGTCATATTGTCAggttctttgttgttttgtttattgattGTATAGATCAGGCAATGGCTTATAAAAATTAACTtgtctttctaaaaaaaagtattttaaaaaacctCAATTTAACAATGAGgcagtttatttttcctcatatggtttgatttttttttttccttaaaaatatattttttgaaaactgcacacatttgtaagtgggcaaatactttttcacaccgctgtacatctttgttttttaatttcattttcataataattgcattaattgaattgaatttcaaAATTGCCAACTACCAAGAGCCAGGGAATTGTTTGTGttgttgattttgtaaattcttAGAGATATGAAAAACCTCAtatttaaagttgtaaaaatgtatttcattgtgCTGGACTGTGTGCTTGGAACCCAGAGAACACCTAACATTAATCATGGACAAACAGAAACGAAATGAGGGCGGTGGAAGCATCTGAGACTGGGAGAAAATCGGAAACTTAATGGCAACACATGGGACCTGAGAACAATGAATGAGGATATTATAACAGGGAAAAAATGAATTTCCtcttctgattttcttttttttttttctttgcgtATTGTCTCTGTAGTATAACAGTACTTTATACATCCAaccacagaaacacacctgtggg
This region includes:
- the LOC103467509 gene encoding dystroglycan-like, which encodes MWPSRLFTDICCTAQRPLDMHYILGDMSYRDVGRSRFPLCRTLPVVIWLLATLAHGAVPDQQETLVDMISVELEASMQSSVMSELQAAASSVGEGPPTAIPDSSVGNGVHTNIPDSSAIVGQVFQLKVPPGPDHASCNVQLTEMGRETLPSWLYWDKERCTLRGLALEQDKGVYHILVSGELITEGTSNQVYPSTVFTVEVYPEERADTEPALLTLQSDISGLQPFTCGSEEPVTVLTVILDADLTKMVAEQRVSLLGLMRKFSHVPLEHMRVVPVVNNRLFDMSAFMAGPGNAKKVVENGALLSWKVGCALDQPSIPDISSVQSSAKDGTMSARLGYPVVGWHIVNKKPHVVKRIRRQLYNTPTPVPSLLPPTVNQEPLSRVVPTPTSPAIASATDNSTPPVRGPLPLPVKPTLRVKDQIAHTPVFGPPQPTRVLGTTSTIPIMPTMTRPTILGPTASPTPPGASKKPKTSKKPKKPKMSTPAPREPKSTTPKTTIRTTTLSLTTDLNQNPEIRNPIDQVTAWVGTYFEVKIASDAFYDREDGTTDKLRLTLKKTPKEAVSETSWIQFNSSIQLLYGLPDEKHEGNHEYFMLATDKGGKSIMDAFEVQVNRWTSNDKPSVVFAARFHGDPKTLSENVHNKILLTKKLAYALGDRNTSTVTLRSITKGSIVVEWTNNSIQQNFCPKEQITALTKRISDSQGTPSPAFIKAMEPEFKPINISVRGTNKCQSYTFIPPGEVPVPPLPTVTPSPGTSQRSSDDVYLHTVIPAVVVAALLLIAGIIAMVCYRKKRKGKMTIEEQATFIKKGVPIIFADELDDSKSPPSSSIPLILQEEKPPLPPPEYPNMAGPHSTLLNQDLLEEYSVYQDDDPNAPPYQPPPPFTVPIEGKGSRPKNMTSYRSPPPYVPP